One Helianthus annuus cultivar XRQ/B chromosome 7, HanXRQr2.0-SUNRISE, whole genome shotgun sequence genomic region harbors:
- the LOC110868386 gene encoding 60S ribosomal protein L12, whose translation MPPKFDPSQVVDVYVRVTGGEVGAASSLAPKIGPLGLSPKKIGEDIAKETAKDWKGLRVTVKLTVQNRQAKVSVVPSAAALVIKALKEPERDRKKVKNIKHSGNISLDDVIEIAKIMRARSMAKELQGTVKEILGTCVSVGCTVDGKDPKDLQQEIADGDVEIPQD comes from the coding sequence ATGCCGCCAAAGTTCGACCCATCCCAAGTCGTCGACGTCTACGTCCGCGTCACCGGCGGCGAGGTCGGCGCCGCGAGTTCACTCGCCCCAAAAATCGGCCCACTCGGTCTCTCCCCAAAGAAAATCGGAGAAGACATAGCAAAAGAAACAGCAAAAGACTGGAAAGGCCTACGTGTCACCGTCAAACTCACCGTCCAGAACCGTCAGGCGAAGGTCTCGGTGGTGCCGTCAGCCGCTGCGTTGGTGATCAAGGCGTTGAAGGAGCCGGAACGGGACCGGAAGAAGGTGAAGAACATTAAGCATAGTGGGAACATATCGCTTGATGATGTTATTGAGATAGCGAAGATTATGCGTGCGAGGTCTATGGCTAAGGAGTTGCAGGGGACTGTGAAGGAGATTTTGGGTACTTGTGTTTCCGTTGGGTGTACGGTTGATGGGAAAGACCCCAAGGATTTGCAGCAGGAGATTGCGGATGGTGATGTTGAGATTCCTCAAGATTAG